The Dehalococcoidia bacterium genome has a window encoding:
- a CDS encoding LLM class F420-dependent oxidoreductase, which yields MQFGIQTSQAHATWEQMRDLWAELDRNSRFDSLWVVDHFVTGFGTAFDAGGPHLEGWTLLAGLAMVTSRVRIGVLVSGVTYREPAVLAKMATTVDHISGGRLNFGIGAAWHEFEHRCYGIPFPPLRERMERLEEALHLIKLLWTSTGPVSWQGKHYRLEDAPYAPQNVQQPHPPIFVGGGGERRTLRIAAKYADAMNVFGSPEVVRHKIDVLRRHCEAVGRDPSQVRITVTVPFLPTEDEGRVQRFLTGFAASRGVSPDDARRWVLAGRIGDMRGHVEAYAEAGVQELYLQPFIRLRPEPFLEFSQEVVARLG from the coding sequence ATGCAGTTCGGCATCCAGACCAGCCAGGCCCACGCCACCTGGGAGCAGATGCGCGACCTGTGGGCGGAGCTGGACCGCAACTCCCGCTTCGATTCCCTGTGGGTGGTGGACCACTTCGTCACCGGCTTCGGCACTGCCTTCGATGCGGGCGGCCCCCATCTGGAGGGCTGGACGCTCCTGGCAGGGCTGGCCATGGTCACCAGCCGTGTGCGCATCGGCGTGCTGGTGTCCGGGGTGACCTACCGCGAGCCGGCGGTGCTGGCCAAGATGGCCACCACCGTGGACCACATCTCCGGCGGCAGGCTCAACTTCGGCATCGGCGCCGCCTGGCACGAGTTCGAGCATCGCTGCTACGGCATCCCCTTCCCGCCCCTCAGGGAGCGCATGGAGCGGCTGGAGGAGGCGTTGCACCTGATCAAGCTGCTGTGGACGTCCACCGGCCCCGTCTCCTGGCAGGGCAAGCACTACCGGCTGGAGGACGCCCCCTACGCGCCCCAGAACGTGCAGCAGCCCCACCCACCCATCTTCGTGGGGGGAGGGGGCGAGCGACGGACCCTGCGCATCGCCGCAAAGTATGCCGACGCTATGAACGTCTTCGGCTCCCCGGAGGTGGTGCGTCACAAGATAGACGTCCTGCGTCGCCACTGCGAGGCGGTCGGGCGCGACCCGTCCCAGGTCCGCATCACGGTGACGGTTCCCTTCCTCCCCACCGAAGACGAGGGGCGAGTACAGCGCTTCCTGACGGGCTTCGCCGCCAGCCGCGGCGTCTCACCCGACGATGCGCGGCGCTGGGTGCTGGCGGGCCGCATAGGCGACATGAGGGGCCACGTGGAGGCCTACGCCGAGGCAGGAGTACAGGAGCTGTACCTGCAACCCTTCATCCGTCTGCGGCCCGAGCCGTTCCTGGAGTTCTCGCAGGAAGTGGTGGCCCGCCTGGGCTGA
- a CDS encoding LLM class flavin-dependent oxidoreductase: MSVRAGIAYAVWPLGEGAGLLWQVVDRAEELGVDSLWFIDRLVGPAPIPEPVVMMAAVAARTRRIKFGPSVLALGLRNPVLLARELATLDVLSGGRLLPAVGLGRDDPREAAALGVDPRQKARRTDEAIEVMRLLWTHERVTYHGRHYRLEEVGIWPRPLQQPCPPIWVGGTSDAALRRVARLGDGWLASRITPAEVAAALPRLWQYLEEAERDFERDHVGVIVPVYLHPDRERALAMAGDRLAALRADVPLTEYAAFGPPEDCLALLRRYVEAGATKFVLLLACPPQEALFQLELAAAEVIAPLEGR, encoded by the coding sequence ATGAGCGTCCGCGCCGGCATCGCCTACGCTGTCTGGCCCCTGGGCGAGGGCGCCGGGCTGCTGTGGCAGGTCGTAGACCGGGCCGAGGAACTGGGGGTGGACTCCCTCTGGTTCATCGACCGGCTGGTGGGGCCTGCGCCCATCCCCGAGCCGGTGGTGATGATGGCGGCGGTGGCGGCCCGTACCCGTCGCATCAAGTTCGGGCCCAGCGTCTTGGCCCTCGGACTGCGTAACCCCGTGCTGCTAGCGCGAGAGCTGGCCACCCTGGACGTCCTCTCCGGCGGACGGCTGCTGCCGGCAGTGGGACTGGGCCGAGACGACCCGCGCGAGGCCGCGGCCCTGGGCGTCGACCCCCGCCAGAAGGCCCGCCGCACCGACGAGGCCATCGAGGTGATGCGCCTCCTCTGGACGCACGAGCGGGTCACCTACCACGGCCGTCACTACCGCCTGGAGGAGGTGGGCATCTGGCCGCGGCCTCTCCAGCAGCCCTGCCCGCCCATCTGGGTGGGGGGCACCAGCGACGCTGCCCTGCGACGAGTGGCCCGCCTGGGCGACGGCTGGCTGGCCAGCCGCATCACGCCAGCGGAGGTGGCTGCCGCCTTGCCCCGGCTCTGGCAATACCTGGAGGAGGCGGAGCGAGACTTCGAGCGCGACCATGTGGGGGTCATCGTCCCTGTCTACCTGCACCCCGACCGGGAGAGAGCGCTGGCGATGGCCGGCGACCGGCTGGCCGCTCTGCGCGCCGACGTCCCCCTGACGGAATACGCCGCCTTTGGCCCACCCGAGGACTGCCTGGCCCTGCTGCGACGCTACGTGGAGGCTGGGGCCACCAAGTTCGTGTTGCTGCTGGCCTGCCCACCCCAGGAAGCCCTCTTCCAGCTGGAGCTGGCGGCGGCCGAGGTCATTGCCCCACTGGAGGGGCGCTGA
- a CDS encoding VOC family protein, with protein MSGVKGLGHVVLRVRDLERAESFYRDVLGMRVTARLGNRMSFLAAREGVSHEVALLALGPQAPGPDPRRVGLYHIAFQVDSLDELESFYARLQELGVPVVGIGDHGISVGVYFLDPDGNEIEVFYELPPEEWPREGPLFAGKFPYPFPRGTGLQV; from the coding sequence ATGAGCGGAGTCAAGGGCCTGGGGCACGTGGTGCTGCGGGTGCGCGACCTGGAGCGGGCCGAGAGCTTCTATCGTGACGTGCTGGGCATGAGGGTCACGGCCCGCCTGGGCAACCGCATGAGCTTCCTGGCCGCACGGGAGGGCGTCTCTCACGAGGTGGCGCTGCTGGCCTTGGGGCCGCAAGCCCCTGGCCCCGACCCTCGACGCGTTGGCCTGTACCACATCGCCTTCCAGGTGGACTCCCTGGACGAGCTGGAGAGCTTCTACGCGCGCCTGCAGGAGCTGGGGGTACCGGTGGTGGGCATCGGCGACCACGGCATTTCGGTGGGCGTATACTTCCTGGACCCCGACGGCAACGAGATCGAGGTCTTCTACGAGCTGCCGCCGGAGGAGTGGCCCCGGGAGGGCCCCCTCTTCGCCGGCAAGTTCCCCTATCCCTTCCCCCGCGGGACCGGGCTGCAGGTATGA
- a CDS encoding MFS transporter, with amino-acid sequence MSEVEPLSRSAARTTAAGLPTFASLSLPQFRLLLLGTVLSQLFGWMEEVARGWLVWSLSHSPLQLQLLAFTSAFSRFLSAPVAGFLTDRLERRFLAAATQAGQAVLAMGVGVLATSGHIQLWHLYLINPFWASMNSINLTVRQALVYDVVGPRYLTNAVGLNSVAANVCRISAPTLGGAIIGTLGVEAAYYCQAVLLLASVPVTLLLRLVVSSQPVRVPFLQGLRESIDHLRSDPALLRLMAMNYVPNVLIYPYVTLLPEFAERVLKSGPQGYGVLLTGVGFGSIPGGLLVASMTGWRRKGLAMTLAAALYMGMVAVFSQSRLFPLSFAALVVAGVGWSMMVGLNQTLVQLRLPEEMRGRGLGLYNLAPGLGMLGNLAMGGAAQWLGVQTAVASFALSGLCLSLFLGLGGREVRRL; translated from the coding sequence ATGTCGGAAGTCGAGCCTTTATCCCGCTCTGCTGCCCGGACGACCGCCGCTGGCCTGCCCACCTTCGCCTCCCTGTCGCTGCCCCAGTTCCGTCTTCTGCTGCTGGGCACCGTCCTCAGTCAGCTCTTCGGCTGGATGGAGGAGGTGGCCAGGGGATGGCTGGTGTGGAGCCTGAGCCACTCGCCCCTACAGCTGCAGCTGCTGGCGTTCACCAGCGCCTTCAGTCGCTTTCTCTCGGCACCGGTAGCGGGATTCCTGACGGACCGGCTGGAGCGGCGCTTTCTGGCTGCGGCGACTCAGGCAGGGCAGGCGGTGCTGGCGATGGGGGTAGGAGTACTGGCTACCAGCGGGCATATACAGCTCTGGCATCTCTACCTGATCAACCCCTTCTGGGCCTCCATGAACTCCATCAATCTCACCGTCCGTCAGGCGCTGGTCTACGACGTGGTAGGCCCCCGCTACCTGACCAATGCCGTGGGCCTCAACTCGGTGGCGGCCAACGTCTGCCGCATCTCTGCCCCAACTCTGGGAGGCGCCATCATCGGCACCCTTGGAGTGGAGGCGGCCTATTACTGCCAGGCAGTCCTGCTGCTGGCCTCGGTGCCGGTCACTTTGCTGCTGCGGCTGGTGGTGTCGTCGCAGCCGGTGCGGGTACCGTTCCTGCAGGGGCTGAGGGAGAGCATCGACCACCTGCGCTCTGACCCGGCCCTCCTCCGTCTCATGGCCATGAACTACGTGCCCAACGTCCTCATCTACCCCTATGTCACGTTGTTGCCCGAGTTCGCCGAGCGGGTGCTCAAATCGGGGCCTCAGGGGTACGGCGTGCTGCTGACGGGGGTGGGCTTCGGCTCCATCCCGGGCGGACTGCTGGTGGCCAGCATGACTGGCTGGCGACGCAAGGGGCTGGCTATGACCCTGGCGGCGGCCCTCTACATGGGAATGGTGGCGGTCTTCAGTCAGTCCCGCCTCTTCCCCCTCTCCTTCGCTGCCCTGGTGGTGGCGGGTGTGGGCTGGTCCATGATGGTGGGCCTCAACCAGACCCTGGTTCAGCTACGGTTGCCCGAGGAGATGCGCGGGCGGGGCCTGGGCCTCTACAACCTGGCGCCCGGACTGGGGATGCTGGGCAACCTGGCCATGGGTGGCGCCGCCCAGTGGCTGGGGGTCCAGACGGCGGTGGCGTCCTTCGCCCTCAGCGGCCTCTGCCTCTCCCTCTTCTTGGGGCTGGGAGGCCGCGAGGTGAGACGGCTCTAG
- a CDS encoding DUF5666 domain-containing protein → MSKQGRQRDDILTQLGKDAEKVGGLSAQELAELAKLASAISSLPDEQPSQEELERGRQRLMAALSHRPSLPWAYGLPVLRAAAVLAGAAVLGLLALGGAWAAGARLPQPVAVGPLAPLASERSEVARDNHGQDVSEIARSGGGPGHGEQVRQEALDNPGRSGPSANSGPGRPDDIARDRGSDNSGPGSASAGDDVELVGTVQQQGQGSLVVNGITVLLTATTQIEGTLTVGALVKVEGSHQSDGTIVAREIEVRVQPGGGVAPPTAPPTTPVAVEIELRGSVQATTSGGFVLAGRTIRVTGSTEVEGEVRVGALVKVEGSVQADGLVLAREVKVEGAGDDRRGPDGVPTPARGENDRRGRGRD, encoded by the coding sequence ATGTCCAAGCAAGGGCGACAGCGGGACGACATCCTCACCCAACTGGGCAAGGACGCCGAAAAGGTAGGAGGCCTGTCAGCGCAGGAGCTGGCGGAGCTGGCCAAACTCGCCAGCGCCATCTCTTCCCTGCCGGACGAGCAGCCCAGCCAGGAGGAGCTAGAGCGAGGACGGCAGCGGCTCATGGCGGCCCTCTCCCACCGCCCCAGCCTCCCCTGGGCCTACGGCCTGCCTGTCCTCCGGGCAGCCGCGGTGCTGGCCGGAGCTGCTGTGCTGGGGCTGTTGGCCCTGGGCGGGGCCTGGGCAGCCGGCGCTCGACTGCCCCAGCCGGTGGCCGTGGGACCTCTGGCCCCCCTGGCCAGCGAGCGCTCCGAGGTCGCCCGCGACAACCACGGCCAGGACGTCTCTGAGATAGCTCGCTCGGGCGGAGGCCCCGGCCACGGCGAGCAGGTCCGACAGGAGGCGCTGGACAACCCCGGCCGCAGCGGCCCCAGCGCCAACAGCGGCCCCGGCCGCCCCGACGACATCGCCAGAGACCGCGGCAGCGACAACAGCGGTCCCGGCTCCGCCTCGGCCGGGGACGATGTCGAGCTGGTGGGCACCGTTCAGCAGCAGGGACAGGGAAGCCTGGTGGTCAATGGGATCACCGTCCTCCTCACCGCCACCACCCAGATAGAGGGGACCCTCACGGTGGGCGCACTGGTGAAGGTCGAGGGCAGCCACCAGTCCGACGGCACCATCGTCGCCAGGGAGATAGAGGTCCGCGTCCAGCCCGGGGGCGGCGTTGCCCCGCCGACCGCGCCGCCCACAACGCCCGTCGCCGTGGAGATCGAGCTGCGCGGCAGCGTCCAGGCCACAACCTCGGGCGGATTCGTGCTGGCCGGCCGCACCATCCGCGTAACCGGCAGCACCGAGGTGGAGGGTGAGGTGAGGGTAGGGGCGCTGGTCAAGGTAGAGGGCTCCGTCCAGGCCGACGGCTTGGTGCTGGCGCGAGAGGTGAAGGTGGAGGGGGCGGGCGACGACCGCCGCGGACCTGACGGTGTGCCCACGCCCGCCCGCGGCGAGAACGACCGTCGCGGACGGGGACGGGACTGA
- a CDS encoding RNA polymerase sigma factor translates to MNEDALLAARLKAGDPQAWERCYRLWYPRLLTYAYRRLGDREAAADVASDTFVRALREVGRYDPRRLSLAGWLFRMAHARTVDHLRRQARRRAVSLEAESHDPAEDTSERDVERGDLLRSLSRLTRDQQAVLLLRFYVGLSAEETGRVLGKPAGAVRALQFRALRQLRRLLGATEEGTSEEE, encoded by the coding sequence GTGAACGAGGACGCCCTGCTGGCCGCCCGGCTAAAGGCTGGCGACCCCCAGGCGTGGGAACGGTGCTATCGGCTCTGGTACCCCCGCCTGCTGACCTACGCCTACCGACGGCTGGGCGACCGGGAGGCGGCGGCCGATGTGGCATCCGACACGTTCGTCCGCGCTCTGCGAGAGGTGGGGCGCTATGACCCCCGCCGCCTGTCGCTGGCAGGGTGGCTCTTCCGCATGGCCCACGCCCGCACCGTGGACCACCTGCGGCGTCAGGCCCGCCGCCGGGCCGTGTCCCTGGAAGCGGAGTCCCATGACCCGGCCGAGGACACCAGCGAACGCGACGTCGAGCGGGGCGACCTGCTCCGCTCCCTCTCCCGCCTGACCCGCGACCAGCAGGCCGTGCTCCTGCTGCGCTTCTACGTGGGGCTCTCGGCCGAGGAGACAGGGAGGGTGCTGGGCAAGCCGGCCGGGGCGGTGCGGGCCCTCCAGTTCCGGGCCCTGCGTCAGCTGCGGAGGCTCCTGGGCGCGACGGAGGAAGGGACGAGCGAGGAGGAGTAA
- the recN gene encoding DNA repair protein RecN, whose amino-acid sequence MLAELVVRNFAVIEEARVSFSAGFNVLTGETGAGKSLIIDAVGALLGSRLDADVVRAGATSAQVEGIFLLSEEARMQLAPALQEAGVPLEDELVVVREVSQAGRNLARANGRTVPLSLLRGVGRSLVDVHGQTEHLSLLDRRQHLDYLDAFGGLMPRRAQVATAVARVRSLRRRLEDLSRDEREVARERDLLEFQVREIESADLRPGEEEELREEQKRLAHAQALQEAAQSAYHALYAAEGYSAFDALARAQAALQGVAHLDERLRELLSSLETVAAEVEEAARALRAYAARIEHDPHRLEQVEERLEAIARLKRKYGDSIEQVLDYARQARERLSLLVSGDEERQRLERELREAEEEAGALATALSQARKEAAAALEEAVARDLADLAMGHVAFRVGLEQEEDPLGLPVQGRRLAFDESGVDRVEFLVATNPGEPLRPLAKVASGGEMSRFLLALKGALAAADPVPTLIFDEIDVGIGGRSAEMVGRKLWKLARRHQVLCVTHLPQIAAYADAHYRVSKEVVLGRAFSHIQALSEEERLRELAAMLGGPRPSERMLATAREFLSRARQWQREQQA is encoded by the coding sequence GTGCTGGCCGAGCTGGTAGTGCGCAACTTCGCCGTCATCGAGGAGGCGCGCGTCTCCTTCTCCGCGGGCTTCAACGTCCTCACCGGCGAGACGGGGGCGGGCAAATCCCTCATCATCGATGCCGTGGGCGCGCTCCTGGGCTCCCGCCTGGATGCCGACGTGGTTCGGGCCGGAGCCACTTCGGCCCAGGTGGAGGGCATCTTCCTCCTGTCGGAGGAGGCGAGAATGCAGCTGGCCCCTGCCCTGCAAGAGGCGGGCGTGCCCCTGGAAGACGAGCTGGTGGTCGTGCGGGAGGTGTCGCAGGCCGGGCGCAACCTGGCCCGGGCCAACGGCCGCACTGTCCCCCTCTCGCTGCTGCGGGGGGTGGGGCGCAGCCTGGTGGACGTGCACGGGCAGACGGAACACCTGTCCCTCCTGGACCGTCGCCAGCACCTGGACTACCTGGACGCTTTCGGTGGACTGATGCCCCGGCGAGCGCAGGTGGCGACGGCCGTGGCGAGGGTCCGCTCCCTGCGCCGCAGGCTGGAGGACTTGTCGCGAGACGAGCGCGAGGTGGCCCGCGAGCGCGACCTGCTGGAGTTCCAGGTGCGGGAGATAGAGTCTGCCGACCTGAGGCCGGGGGAGGAAGAGGAGCTGAGGGAGGAGCAGAAGCGCCTCGCCCACGCCCAGGCGCTGCAGGAGGCAGCCCAGTCGGCCTATCACGCCCTCTACGCTGCCGAGGGCTATTCGGCCTTCGATGCCCTGGCACGGGCCCAGGCTGCCCTCCAGGGGGTAGCTCACCTGGACGAGCGACTGCGGGAGTTGCTGTCGTCGCTGGAGACGGTGGCGGCCGAAGTGGAAGAGGCCGCCCGTGCCCTGCGCGCCTATGCCGCCCGGATCGAGCACGACCCCCACCGCCTGGAGCAGGTGGAGGAGCGGCTGGAGGCCATCGCCAGGCTCAAGCGCAAGTACGGCGACAGCATCGAGCAGGTGCTGGACTATGCCCGTCAGGCACGGGAGCGCCTTTCCCTCCTGGTCTCGGGGGACGAGGAGCGGCAGCGCCTGGAACGGGAGCTGAGGGAGGCCGAGGAGGAGGCGGGCGCCCTGGCCACGGCCCTGTCACAGGCACGAAAGGAAGCGGCCGCGGCCCTGGAAGAGGCGGTGGCCCGCGACCTGGCCGACCTGGCCATGGGCCATGTCGCCTTCCGCGTGGGGCTGGAGCAGGAAGAGGATCCCCTCGGCCTGCCCGTCCAGGGACGCCGCCTGGCCTTCGACGAAAGCGGGGTGGACAGGGTCGAGTTCTTGGTGGCCACCAACCCGGGCGAGCCTCTGCGGCCGCTGGCCAAGGTGGCCTCTGGTGGCGAGATGTCCCGCTTCCTGCTGGCCTTGAAGGGTGCCCTGGCAGCGGCCGACCCTGTGCCCACCCTCATCTTCGACGAGATCGACGTCGGCATCGGCGGGCGCAGCGCCGAGATGGTGGGGCGCAAGCTGTGGAAGCTGGCCCGGCGCCATCAGGTGCTGTGCGTGACCCATCTGCCCCAGATCGCTGCCTATGCCGACGCCCACTACCGGGTGAGCAAAGAGGTGGTGCTGGGCAGGGCCTTCTCCCACATCCAGGCCCTCTCGGAAGAGGAGCGACTGCGGGAGCTGGCTGCTATGCTGGGCGGCCCCCGTCCCAGCGAGCGGATGCTCGCCACCGCCCGCGAGTTCCTGTCGCGGGCGCGTCAGTGGCAGCGGGAGCAACAGGCGTAA